A window of Acidobacteriota bacterium contains these coding sequences:
- the ftsW gene encoding putative lipid II flippase FtsW gives MPKKLAYDRTLFVTTLALVTFGLVMVFSASALMSAEQFRSPYSFLLRQGAGAVLGLIAMVVLMRLDYRKLREPQVVYPLLCLTVLLLVAVFGLDRSHNTHRWIRMGPLSLQPSELAKPVLVLFLAFYLENKLRDVNEWLTLGPILVCLVALCGLVVFEPDLGTTVALALIAATMLYVAGLRWKWMGYGALVSLPILYVLVFHVHYRRERILAFLHPWQHARNVAFQIVQSLIALGSGGWAGVGLMNGRQKLFFLPEAHSDFIFAVVGEEFGWVGCTLIVLAFLIFLWRGLRIARRAPDSFGRLLAIGVTAMIVIQALINFSVVTSILPDKGIPLPFISYGGSSLLFSLAAVGMLLSVSQYTS, from the coding sequence ATGCCGAAGAAACTCGCCTATGACCGGACGTTGTTTGTTACTACGCTGGCGCTGGTGACGTTCGGGCTGGTGATGGTGTTTTCGGCTTCGGCGCTGATGTCGGCGGAGCAGTTCCGCTCGCCCTACAGCTTTCTGCTGCGGCAGGGGGCAGGGGCGGTGCTGGGGCTGATCGCCATGGTAGTGCTGATGCGGTTGGATTACCGCAAGCTGCGGGAGCCGCAGGTGGTGTATCCGCTGCTGTGCCTGACGGTGCTGCTGCTGGTGGCGGTGTTCGGACTGGACCGCTCGCACAACACGCACCGCTGGATCCGCATGGGGCCGCTGTCGCTGCAGCCGTCGGAGCTGGCGAAGCCGGTGCTGGTGCTGTTTCTGGCGTTCTATCTGGAAAACAAGCTGCGGGATGTGAATGAGTGGCTCACGCTGGGGCCGATTCTGGTCTGCCTGGTGGCGCTGTGCGGGCTGGTGGTGTTCGAGCCGGACCTGGGCACGACAGTGGCGCTGGCGCTGATCGCGGCCACGATGCTGTACGTCGCGGGCCTGCGCTGGAAATGGATGGGCTACGGGGCGCTGGTCAGTCTGCCGATTCTGTATGTGCTCGTGTTTCACGTGCATTACCGGCGGGAGCGGATCCTGGCGTTTCTGCATCCCTGGCAACATGCGCGCAATGTGGCGTTCCAGATCGTGCAGTCGCTGATTGCGCTGGGCAGCGGCGGCTGGGCGGGAGTGGGGCTGATGAACGGGCGGCAGAAGCTGTTTTTTCTGCCCGAGGCGCACAGCGACTTCATTTTCGCGGTGGTGGGCGAGGAGTTCGGCTGGGTGGGCTGCACGCTGATTGTGCTGGCGTTTCTGATTTTCCTGTGGCGCGGGTTGCGGATTGCGCGGCGGGCGCCGGACAGCTTTGGGCGGCTGCTGGCGATTGGGGTAACGGCGATGATTGTGATTCAGGCGCTGATCAACTTCAGCGTGGTGACGAGCATTTTGCCGGACAAGGGGATTCCGCTCCCGTTC